The genomic interval TTGGAATCGATCATTGTAAAAGGATAATGTAACTTATCCACATGTTATGttgaatatttttgcatgttttttccctgagagctgggctgtggccAGATAAGTCGCTTGGGGCCTGGGGGAGCTTTCCTGGGCGCGCGCCTTGAGCCCTCGTGCGCGCGTACCCTCGTTGTTCGGGGAACATGGCCGCTTTCAGCAAGTCCATACCGCACAGTTGCTATGAAATAGGACACACCTGGAGTCCGTCGTGCATACTTTCAACGTTACAGGTGACAGCCGGTGCTCTGGAGGCCTCTTTCAAGATCTATGCACCGTTGTATCTAGTGAGTATGCTGAGCATTCGGTGTGTAAGTTACTGTAAGGATGCTTGGGATTTTAAGAGCTAGCTCACTGGCTATTATTAACCCTGAAGTAGGTCTCTATCTTAGCCGATAGCTAGCATGGCATAGCTGGGTTCGATCACAAGAGAAGTTTGAACTAAGGTCTGCTCTGGATACCTCGTACGAGTTAATCTGCGGCTAGAAGTTTGATTTAAGCGTTAACGTTGGCCAATTAGCTAACCCATTTATAACCTTAGGGGAcgaagctagctagctagcctaacCTAGGTTAAGACGACTCAGCACGATAACCACAGTCTACCAAGTAAATCTAACATTGCTTTTTAAGGTATTAGCCAATTTATGGAACTGCTCAAACGCATAACATTGGCCAACTTGCAGAGCTAGTTCATGCActaaatcatttacatttacaagcTAGCTGCCAGTAAATAGCCGTGTTAACCAACCGAGACATTAGAATCCCCTTggcttaatttgtttttgtaactttttttttttttttttttttgtccgaTTGCGTTTCGCCAAAGTTTACATTGTGACCTTCCAATAGCTACAATCCATGTTGTTAAGGCCGTTTCTGATTTAAACAGCATAGGGGTCGAAGTTTCGATGATCAGGATCTTTTCAGTTGCCGGTGGCTTCAGTAAGGTCAGTCGTGTTTAACCTGCAGCTTTGATCAAACTAGCCTGATAGAATTGCCTCGTATTGTGGTAACCATCTGAACGGTTCTAGTTTGTTAACCGCAGAGGATTAGGTGCAAAGGGAACTAAGCAGTTAGCGAGCTAAAAGTCTCCTTAGCCTCTTTAACATCTGCTGTTTCTCAATAGCTAAGCGGCAGTTCATGTTTTCGTGCGGGGTTTGGTGGCTAGACGTAGTTGCAACACACTGTCACACCACTCCATTGATTCTGGACAATATAGTTCAACCTTTAATCCCTGcttttctgattggttgtgGTTTTGGGGCTGCTGTCTGTAACGAAGTAGTTGTCAAATGTAGTGTTAATTTACAACCACTGTCAACATTTTTGCCACTATCAGATGGGCTTGCCTGCAGAATGTTCGAGGCACGTCTGCTCTAAATTAAGCAATTCTTCAGGTATGGAAAGCCTGCCTGAAACATTTGGTGTTCAAACTGTATGCTGTACTCCCTCTAGATTGCGGCCCTCTTAAGGAGGCGAAAAAAAGACTATTACAAGAAGAGACTCATTCCTGAGATCCTGCAGTCCACGTCCTTTTTGACTGCAAATGGGGGCTTGTACATTGCCTTTTTCTGCATACTTAGGTAAGCACACAGAAACCAAGCCTCCATTCTTGTCAATGAAAGCACAGCCACTTGGCCCATCTATCTATGAGGAATATGATTCTATCAGCTGGCTAAAGTTCAAGGACCATATACCAAGTCTTAAATGATGATGCAGTTTACTATGCTTTGCTCTGATTTTATGGTGGCAAgttaaaaaaatgaaactgtGTATCGTTTCTAGGTCTTTCAGTGAATATGATTTGGTTATGCcatttcttttaatgtgtttgtggtaaGATTAAGATCTAGGCCAGATTGAATGCCTTTAtctggacacacagacatacacacctGTGTACAGTACAACGAAATGTTTCCCTTCACATATCCCAGCTGCTTTGAGCTGTGGTCAGAGTGTAGGATCAGCCATCATATGGCACCCCTGGAGCCGAGTGTGTTAATGGCCTTGATCAATGGGTCAGCAGTGGCTGCATGGCAGTCCAGGGTTTGAACCCACAATCTTATGATTAGTTTTTGAttagtttgtattttttaattttaatttttttcttcttgaatTGTCTGGTTGGGGTCCTCTTGGGTGCTTCCCCCTTCCCTCTGTGTGTCATGCAGGAGGCTGCTGGGTCGTTTCTACTCCTGGTCTGCAGGCTTTGGAGCCGCACTGCCTGCCTCGTACATTGCTATTCTGATAGAACGTAAAAGCAGGTTGGCTTTGACTTAGTGTTTTCTAGACGTTAACTGACTGTTCTCTAGAGGAAAGTGATCAGCTGTATTGAGTGAGACTCTGCATAACATGTATAACACCCAGAGAAATTCACATAACCAAAAAAGCATGAGTACGTTTTAGAGCTGAAATACATGTGGGACATCCAAGCCAGTTCTCATAAGTAGTATGGTTAAGTAAGTTTAAGACCAGGCTAGAATAAAATCCAAGGTGTTTTCGTTACCGATCTTATCCAAGGCTACTAGCCCTTGGTTTTAAGCTTTTTTGCTATGACTAATGCATAGATGTAATGCATCTGTCTTTCTGCAGGAGAGGACTTCTAACAATATATATGGCAAACCTGGTAAAAACCCTTAAGCACCGTATCAGAAATGTCAAAGTTGATTTGGGTTTTTGCACATCTTCATGATGAATGTCACTATATATTTCTTGGTGACTGTCACTGTATCATGTATGATTTCACATTAATAGATTGttgaaataatttgttttaaagtgagaggaaattaaattttatacatgttctgtttattttcaagGCGACTGAGACAATATTCCGGATGGCTGTCACGCGAGGCATTGTTAAACCTTTAAAACATGGAGAGGTACACTCCTAGATATTAATGCACCATTCCAAGGAATGGACTCTTTACAGTGAAATGATGCTACACATCTCTTCAGTGGACTTCAGAACATTGGAACTAGGCAATGAAAATGCATGCTAACATGACTAACACATTACATTCCACACATTGGGAGGTTTGGAGTGCTAGCatgaaaaatgtgattttgatcAAGTTCCCTGTTTTCTTACTCTGAAAAGGAAGTATCAAACAAtctctgaaatgtttatttcctGTTCAGATTGCCTGTATCTCATAGAGCATCTTGTTTTTCAGGTTCTGCTCTTCTGCCTGACTGCATCGCTTTACATGTTTTTCTTCAGGTAAGTGGGGTCTAAAGAATATTTGGAATTATTTGAGagtttcataaatattttgataaatcTGTACTAGCCaacttctgtgtttttgttattgatgacttctgaattaatatattagttttagtttttatagTAGTACAGCAATAATATGTagatgtacatttttttttttcttcaggtgTAAAGACGGACTTGAGGGCTTTGCTTTTTCAGCATTAAAGTAAGTGTCTGTCTTATTAATTTGTCATATGACTTTGCACGGtactgtttctttctctcccacaaTAAGTTGACAAAGAATATGCGTTAACACCCAAACAGAAGGAAACCGCCTGACGCTAGGATACCTCTCCTTTGCTCGTTAACGAGGATTATGTGTCTGTCTTGGGCAGGTTTATCGTTGGCAAGGAGGAGAtccccacacactcctatcAGGAGCTAGGCAGCACTTCCTGCTCTGAGAGGGCAGCACCGCCAGCCAGCCACACACCAGAGGGGGTGTGTGCTTCGTCCCGGGGCAGGGCCATCGCTGCCCTGACCCGCAGGCTTCTGGACTCGCTGTGAGTACAAGAGAAGCATGTGTGCCATGTGTAGACTAATGGGGTCTTGGGTACTGTTGGCCTTATGTAAACAGTGGAGCTCTGGAACATCAGTGGTGGAAAACTAGTGTAAAGACTGTGATGTGGTTGCTCTCTCTACACCGTGTGTCCGCGTATTTTGCCATGTCCCTTTTCAGCTGCAAGCATGGACCTAGACATAGGTGCTGCAAACACCATCAAGACAACTGCATATCCTACTGTGTCAAAGTAAGAGTCTGCCCTTTGCTCGGGGTGTGCGTCTATATATGTGGTCAGGAAAACCCACCCTTATTTTATGTTGGATCAGCAGATTTTGTACTTGGCTGGAATCCTAAATTGTAATAATTTGCTTATTCTTTCCACTCATTGACTGTGagattaaaatgaacaattctCCCTTAAGAATTGTATTACACATTCACAGCACACGCATAAATTGCTCATGAACACTACATAGTTATTTTCAAGATCTTATGTCAGCAGTTCCAGACTGCATTAATTTAGGCTTTCCAAATCAATTAATTTAACTGAAGTTTGCCAAGTGACACTGTTCTCTTGTGTGTCCGGAAGGGCTTCATCCGCATGTTCAGCGTGGGCTATCTCATCCAGTGCTGTTTGAAGGTACCGTCTACATTTAGGCAGGTTTTCACCAAACCCTCTCGCCTTCTGTCGCTGCTCTACAACAAGGAGAATTTCCAACTTGGAGCCTTTCTCGGCTCCTTTGTCAGTATATACAAGGTAAAGTGTAAAGTGGCCAAAAGGTTGTATCCCCTCGACTCTGTAAACTCTGAGTATGTTGTTCACCTTAAAAATGGAATTTTTGTGAAAaacttctgttttattttgtcatacATGTTCCTTTTAAAGGGGACCAGCTGTCTCCTGAGGTGGGTCCGAAACATTGACGACGAGCTTCACGCTCTCATAGCAGGTAAACCTTGTTGGCGTTCCATCAGTGTTCGTTCACGTTCTCTCTGGCCTTCTCACTGTCGGGCACACTTCATCCATTTCCTTTTCTACCACGTCTCGGTTGTTTCAGGGTTTCTCGCAGGCACCTCCATGTTCTTCTATAAGAGCACCACCATCTCAATGTACCTCTTCTCCAAGTTGGTGGAGGTAATGGAGTACTTCACGTACATATCACCTGTTTGTCTTGCATGTGTTGCTTTCAAAGCGGCCTTGCTGTCACTAAGCTTTGATGTGCGAACATCACAAATGCTTTTTCGCAATCAGATATGTTACATATATAGGATGTCATTTCTTGCTTGATGATTAGCAGTGCTGTTGGTCTTGctaatctccatgtctgaacaCAATGTTCTATTATCATCTTCCCTGCTTAGACGATGTACTTCAAAGGTATTGAAGCAGGTCACTTCCCCTACTTCCCTGAAGCTGACACAGTAATATACGCCATCTCCACTGCTATCTGCTTCCAGGCGGTGAGTCTTTACAGCAGCAGTATTGGGGGACACAGatgtaaaacaagcaaacatttcaGTCGCAAGTTTAGCACCACAGAAATGGGTGCCAACACTGTAGTACTGCTTGCTGTTGTATGGTTGCCTACTTTCATGAAGGTTCTCCAGAAAAAGCCGGAGCATCTTTAGGTTTCATGTTAGACTGTCACCATCCTCAATCCAGTTCATTGCTGGTTAATTTCTGACCACAGTAGCACTGCTGATCATATGATATTTGTGTGGTGGCCCGTTCTCAAAAACCATGGTACCGCTGGGGATGTTGAGCTGTTTCAAACTCATCATATTGCTGAGGTTTTGAATAGAAGATGGCTAAAGTGCACTGCATGTCAGCAGTTTGGTTATTATAGACTTGTACAAGGCTATAATATGATTTATAATAAAGACCGTTATAATAAGGTGGTTCTATTAACATGgtatatattaataatgcatatataaatgtatgtaatcaTCAGTTGATTCATATTTATAGTGGATGAGAACTGAAGTATAACTATTTGCGCAGTAATCCTCAGGCAGAAATTT from Electrophorus electricus isolate fEleEle1 chromosome 17, fEleEle1.pri, whole genome shotgun sequence carries:
- the tmem135 gene encoding transmembrane protein 135; translated protein: MAAFSKSIPHSCYEIGHTWSPSCILSTLQVTAGALEASFKIYAPLYLIAALLRRRKKDYYKKRLIPEILQSTSFLTANGGLYIAFFCILRRLLGRFYSWSAGFGAALPASYIAILIERKSRRGLLTIYMANLATETIFRMAVTRGIVKPLKHGEVLLFCLTASLYMFFFRCKDGLEGFAFSALKFIVGKEEIPTHSYQELGSTSCSERAAPPASHTPEGVCASSRGRAIAALTRRLLDSLCKHGPRHRCCKHHQDNCISYCVKGFIRMFSVGYLIQCCLKVPSTFRQVFTKPSRLLSLLYNKENFQLGAFLGSFVSIYKGTSCLLRWVRNIDDELHALIAGFLAGTSMFFYKSTTISMYLFSKLVETMYFKGIEAGHFPYFPEADTVIYAISTAICFQAAVMEVQNLRPSYWKFLLRLTKGRFALMNRKVLDVFGTEASRKFRDFTPKLDPKYMLVPPDAGMPLS